A stretch of the Gracilinanus agilis isolate LMUSP501 chromosome 4, AgileGrace, whole genome shotgun sequence genome encodes the following:
- the LOC123243899 gene encoding histone H2B type 1-M, whose amino-acid sequence MPEPTKSAPAPKKGSKKAVTKAQKKDGKKRKRSRKESYSIYVYKVLKQVHPDTGISSKAMGIMNSFVNDIFERIAGEASRLAHYNKRSTITSREIQTAVRLLLPGELAKHAVSEGTKAVTKYTSSK is encoded by the coding sequence ATGCCTGAACCTACCAAGTCCGCTCCTGCTCCGAAGAAGGGCTCCAAGAAAGCCGTGACCAAGGCGCAGAAGAAAGATGGCAAGAAGCGCAAGCGCAGCCGCAAAGAGAGTTATTCCATCTACGTGTACAAGGTGCTGAAGCAGGTCCACCCGGACACGGGTATCTCGTCCAAGGCCATGGGCATCATGAACTCCTTCGTCAACGACATCTTCGAGCGCATCGCCGGCGAGGCTTCCCGCCTGGCCCATTACAACAAGCGCTCCACCATCACTTCCCGGGAGATCCAGACGGCCGTGCGCCTGCTGCTTCCCGGGGAATTGGCCAAGCACGCCGTGTCCGAGGGCACCAAGGCCGTCACCAAATACACCAGCTCCAAGTAG